The Triticum aestivum cultivar Chinese Spring chromosome 3A, IWGSC CS RefSeq v2.1, whole genome shotgun sequence genome includes a region encoding these proteins:
- the LOC123061666 gene encoding probable receptor-like protein kinase At2g42960 translates to MSSSDNSITAALSRTTPVFSLRVWVLIAIGIGILMAILFIIVLWLSIRRKNKAVNGIDTTSQTEIPIVSKEINIDKGVDSQSANDSSEVAFMPVHDKYTQMKSVPPLAETRSVDVDAFSQCSSVYNIEKAGSSYSEDYNSSGPKRAGSSPYGFTSTSPLVGLPELSHLGWGHWFTLRDLEFATNRFAKSNILGEGGYGVVYKGRLMNGTEVAVKKILNNVGQAEKEFRVEVEAIGHVRHKNLVRLLGYCVEGIHRMLVYEYVNNGNLEQWLHGAMGQHGILSWESRTKILLGTAKALAYLHEAIDPKVVHRDIKSSNILIDTEFNSKVSDFGLAKLLDSDASHINTRVMGTYGYVAPEYANSGMLNEKSDIYSFGVVLLECITARDPVDYSKPADESNLVEWLKMMVSTKRAEEVVDPGLEVKPPKRALKRAILVGLKCVDPDADKRPKMSHVVQMLEAVQKAYQEDEKKHSQMGSIDLESQQSVEELSNSADV, encoded by the exons ATGTCGTCATCCGACAATTCCATCACCGCGGCATTGTCGCGGACAACACCTGTGTTCAGCCTGAGAGTATGGGTTCTGATTGCCATTGGCATTGGAATCCTGATGGCAATCCTGTTCATCATAGTACTGTGGCTTTCCATCCGAAGGAAGAACAAGGCGGTGAACGGAATCGACACTACATCGCAAACAGAAATCCCTATTGTGTCCAAGGAAATCAACATTGACAAAGGAGTTGACTCACAGAGTGCGAATGACAGCAGCGAAGTGGCCTTCATGCCAGTTCATGACAAATACACACAGATGAAGAGTGTGCCACCTTTGGCAGAGACTAGATCTGTCGACGTCGACGCGTTCAGCCAATGCAGCTCAGTGTACAACATAGAAAAGGCTGGAAGCTCATACTCTGAGGATTACAACAGCTCAGGTCCAAAGAGGGCAGGCAGTTCACCATATGGATTCACATCAACCTCGCCGCTGGTTGGCCTGCCAGAGCTATCACATTTGGGCTGGGGCCACTGGTTTACCTTGAGGGACCTGGAGTTTGCGACAAATCGGTTTGCCAAGAGTAATATCCTTGGGGAGGGCGGCTATGGAGTTGTCTACAAAGGCCGGCTTATGAATGGGACTGAGGTGGCTGTGAAGAAGATCCTAAACAATGT AGGGCAAGCAGAGAAGGAATTTAGAGTTGAAGTTGAAGCCATAGGTCATGTTCGGCATAAGAATCTGGTGCGGCTTTTGGGCTACTGCGTTGAAGGGATACACAG GATGCTTGTGTATGAGTATGTAAACAATGGCAACCTAGAACAATGGCTCCATGGGGCCATGGGTCAACATGGTATCCTTAGTTGGGAAAGCCGTACGAAGATTCTGCTTGGGACAGCAAAAGC GCTTGCATACCTTCACGAAGCAATAGACCCCAAAGTCGTCCACCGAGATATCAAGTCAAGTAATATCTTAATTGATACCGAATTCAACAGCAAGGTTTCTGATTTTGGGTTAGCGAAACTTCTGGATTCCGACGCAAGCCATATCAATACAAGAGTGATGGGAACATATGG GTATGTCGCGCCTGAGTACGCGAATAGTGGGATGCTGAATGAAAAGAGTGATATTTACAGTTTTGGAGTTGTGTTGTTGGAATGCATTACAGCTAGGGATCCAGTTGACTACAGTAAGCCTGCAGATGAG TCAAACCTTGTGGAGTGGCTTAAAATGATGGTTAGCACAAAGAGGGCAGAGGAGGTTGTGGACCCAGGCCTTGAGGTTAAACCACCTAAGCGTGCCCTTAAGCGGGCAATTTTGGTTGGCCTCAAGTGTGTTGATCCTGACGCCGACAAGAGGCCGAAGATGAGCCATGTTGTCCAAATGCTTGAAGCGGTCCAGAAAGCATACCAAGAA GATGAGAAGAAGCACAGCCAGATGGGAAGCATCGATCTAGAGTCGCAGCAGTCAGTAGAGGAGCTATCAAACAGTGCTGATGTCTGA